The proteins below are encoded in one region of Clostridium pasteurianum DSM 525 = ATCC 6013:
- a CDS encoding epoxide hydrolase family protein, producing MSIQPFHIQVSDEVLDDLKYRLEHVCWPDQLEGSTWERGTDINYLQSLVSYWREQFDWRAQETELNRFSQFRCNVDGIDIHFVHERGNGPSPISIILTHGWPDSYIRYQKIIPLLTDPAHHGGDPEDSFDVIVPSLPGFGFSSRPKHSGVNNYRVSELWAKLMTEKLGYSKFAAAGGDVGSGVTRYLALNHPELLMGIHLTDIGIIRDLMISQDEELSEEELNYKKSAPAWISNEGAYMSLQSTKPQTLSYGLSDSPVGLAAWIIEKFRAWSDCNGDLQQRFSEDELLTNIMIYWVTNTIGSSARIYYENMHSLPSMRRIDVPTGIALFPADILLPPKEWAERNLNITRLTTMPSGGHFTAMEEPELLAEEIRAFFRPYRTKNKK from the coding sequence ATGTCTATTCAACCCTTCCATATTCAAGTATCTGATGAAGTACTTGATGATTTAAAATACAGACTAGAACATGTCTGCTGGCCTGATCAGTTAGAAGGCTCAACTTGGGAACGAGGTACTGATATAAATTATTTGCAATCGCTGGTTTCGTATTGGCGGGAACAATTTGACTGGCGTGCACAAGAAACCGAGTTAAACCGCTTTTCTCAGTTTCGCTGTAATGTGGATGGGATAGATATTCACTTCGTACATGAGCGTGGTAATGGGCCTAGTCCTATATCAATTATTCTTACTCATGGATGGCCTGATAGTTACATACGCTACCAAAAGATTATTCCTCTTCTTACTGATCCTGCCCATCACGGCGGTGATCCCGAAGACTCTTTTGACGTAATTGTCCCTTCACTACCCGGATTTGGCTTCTCTAGCCGCCCTAAACATAGTGGTGTCAATAATTATCGTGTTTCTGAGCTCTGGGCAAAACTAATGACCGAAAAACTTGGCTATAGTAAATTCGCTGCTGCAGGCGGGGATGTTGGTTCAGGTGTTACAAGATATCTGGCATTAAACCATCCCGAACTTCTAATGGGAATCCACCTTACCGATATTGGTATCATTAGAGATCTCATGATTTCACAGGATGAAGAACTTTCAGAAGAAGAATTAAACTACAAGAAAAGTGCCCCTGCATGGATTTCCAATGAGGGAGCTTATATGTCTCTTCAATCCACAAAACCTCAAACTCTGTCATACGGACTTTCTGACTCACCAGTAGGTTTGGCTGCTTGGATTATTGAAAAATTTCGTGCATGGAGCGATTGTAATGGTGACTTACAGCAAAGATTTAGCGAGGATGAACTGCTCACTAATATAATGATCTATTGGGTTACAAATACAATAGGATCATCAGCACGTATATATTATGAAAACATGCACTCTTTGCCATCAATGCGGCGTATAGATGTGCCAACAGGTATAGCTCTTTTCCCGGCTGATATATTGTTACCACCTAAAGAATGGGCTGAACGTAATCTAAATATCACCCGCTTAACTACAATGCCTAGTGGAGGACATTTTACTGCCATGGAAGAACCTGAACTTCTAGCTGAAGAAATTCGGGCCTTCTTCAGACCATATAGAACTAAAAACAAAAAGTAA
- the rlmD gene encoding 23S rRNA (uracil(1939)-C(5))-methyltransferase RlmD: MKNSVPVVKNEEYIIDIDSLGYEGKGIGKVNNFTVFVKGALKGEKVRVKIIKVNKNFAFGKLIDIIKPSVHRVEPVCSIYNRCGGCQLQHLSYSEQLIFKRKRVEDCLERIGKLKINKNYNYEDKNNHKYNENIINDGEIIESNNRDFSKDLKDSSGIIIHDTIGMNNPYRYRNKVQLPVGNIKGKFLVGFYSPRSHNIIDMEECHIQHIAGDKAVEAMKKWLSKYNISVYDEKTGTGLVRHIMVRKAFKTGEVMIVIVTSQDKLPYKEEFVELMQKNIEGLKSIVQNINSNNSNVILGKTCKTLWGKDTIVDSIGEFKFNISPLSFFQVNPVQTEILYNKALEYADLKGDEIVFDVYCGTGTISLFLSQKAKKVYGVEIIPQAIENAKINAKQNNIYNVEFIVGESEKVIPEIINTGVKADVVVVDPPRKGCERSLLEAIAKMKPERIVYVSCDPGTLARDLGILDGLGYKTIEVQPVDMFPMTGHVECCVLLKKAEK, translated from the coding sequence ATGAAAAACAGTGTACCTGTAGTTAAAAATGAAGAATACATAATTGATATAGATTCCTTAGGTTATGAAGGAAAGGGAATAGGAAAAGTAAATAATTTTACTGTATTTGTTAAAGGAGCTTTAAAAGGAGAAAAGGTTAGGGTTAAGATCATAAAGGTAAATAAAAACTTTGCCTTTGGAAAGCTTATAGATATAATAAAACCATCAGTACATAGAGTAGAACCTGTCTGTAGTATATATAACAGATGCGGTGGCTGTCAGCTGCAGCATTTAAGTTATAGTGAACAACTGATTTTTAAAAGGAAAAGAGTGGAAGACTGTCTTGAGAGAATTGGAAAATTAAAAATCAATAAAAACTATAATTATGAGGATAAAAATAACCATAAATACAATGAAAATATAATAAATGATGGTGAAATAATTGAGAGTAATAACAGGGATTTTTCAAAAGACCTTAAGGACAGCAGCGGAATAATTATTCATGATACCATAGGAATGAACAATCCCTATAGATATAGAAACAAGGTTCAACTGCCTGTAGGAAATATAAAAGGCAAATTTTTAGTGGGATTTTATTCTCCAAGAAGCCATAATATCATAGACATGGAAGAATGCCATATTCAGCATATTGCAGGAGATAAAGCAGTAGAAGCTATGAAAAAATGGCTTTCTAAATATAATATATCTGTATATGATGAAAAAACGGGTACAGGACTGGTAAGACATATAATGGTAAGAAAAGCCTTTAAAACTGGTGAAGTGATGATAGTAATTGTAACATCTCAAGATAAATTACCTTATAAAGAAGAATTTGTAGAACTTATGCAGAAAAATATAGAAGGCTTAAAAAGCATAGTTCAAAATATAAACAGTAATAATAGCAATGTTATATTGGGAAAAACATGTAAAACCTTATGGGGAAAAGATACTATAGTTGATTCCATTGGAGAATTTAAATTTAATATATCACCTTTGTCATTTTTTCAGGTTAATCCAGTGCAAACAGAAATTTTGTATAACAAAGCTTTGGAGTATGCGGATCTTAAGGGAGATGAGATTGTATTTGATGTCTACTGTGGAACTGGAACTATTTCACTATTTCTATCTCAAAAAGCTAAGAAGGTATACGGTGTTGAAATTATACCCCAGGCAATAGAAAATGCAAAGATAAATGCAAAGCAGAATAACATATATAATGTGGAGTTTATAGTAGGAGAATCAGAAAAGGTCATTCCTGAAATTATAAATACTGGCGTAAAAGCTGACGTAGTGGTGGTGGATCCACCACGCAAAGGCTGTGAAAGATCTCTTTTAGAGGCTATAGCCAAAATGAAACCTGAAAGAATAGTTTATGTGTCCTGTGATCCTGGAACTTTGGCAAGAGATCTTGGCATATTAGATGGACTTGGATATAAGACGATAGAGGTGCAACCGGTGGATATGTTTCCGATGACAGGGCATGTGGAGTGCTGTGTGTTACTAAAAAAAGCTGAAAAATAA